One window of the Notolabrus celidotus isolate fNotCel1 chromosome 23, fNotCel1.pri, whole genome shotgun sequence genome contains the following:
- the si:dkey-19b23.7 gene encoding uncharacterized protein si:dkey-19b23.7 has protein sequence MSSKREREQRRKLQHFLNDLSLLGSLQGFKYFQPWLRGKEELLLTVVNEDLGWRSPGFVVSRASSYTSTSSCNSSDVSPSSSSPSLDSRCSSPLPGEPAGPQDPQTHKHTKMQPQAARDPNNEDHLLPASPSEREIAVPEVNCTLFLLAGYVKYGRPYAWIRSNHERLVNIGGTDSMVKDTPMKLKSIADWQTRGIRVWDVVSELVCLCTVPSPSNPFALDMRYIKNLPLPDRFLVTGALLNFLEMYVVYGNRDEMHYDKVAEEVKPLRRIHIQSLLELQCRRESTGLADGSTTVQDSS, from the exons ATGAGCAGT aaaagagagagggagcagaggaggaagctgCAGCACTTCCTCAACGACCTGTCTCTCCTTGGGTCATTACAG GGCTTTAAATACTTCCAGCCTTGGCTTAGGGGGAAAGAGGAGTTGCTGCTGACTGTTGTCAATGAGGATCTG GGTTGGCGTTCGCCAGGTTTCGTAGTGTCCAGAGCCTCCTCCTACACCTCCACCAGCAGCTGTAACAGCAGCGATGTCTCCCCCAGCAGCAGCTCCCCGAGCCTGGACAGCCGGTGTAGCTCTCCCTTACCCGGGGAGCCTGCTGGCCCTCAAGACCCccagacacacaagcacaccAAAATGCAGCCACAAGCTGCCAG AGACCCCAACAATGAGGATCATCTGCTCCCTGCGTCACCCAGTGAAAGAGAGATAGCAGTGCCT GAGGTGAACTGCACTCTCTTTTTACTGGCTGGCTACGTCAAATATGGCCGCCCCTACGCCTGGATACGCTCCAACCACGAGCGCCTGGTAAACATCGGAGGCACCGACTCGATGGTGAAGGACACGCCCATGAAACTCAAGTCCATCGCAGACTGGCAGACACGAG gTATTCGTGTTTGGGATGTGGTCAGTGAGCTGGTATGCTTGTGCACAGTTCCCTCTCCTTCCAACCCCTTTGCCCTGGATATGCGCTACATCAAAAACCTTCCCCTCCCTGACCGATTCCTGGTCACGGGTGCTCTCCTCAACTTCCTGGAGATGTATGTGGTGTACGGGAATCGGGACGAGATGCACTATGACAAAG TGGCAGAGGAGGTGAAACCTCTGAGGCGTATTCATATCCAGTCCCTGCTGGAGTTGCAGTGTCGTAGAGAGAGCACCGGATTGGCTGACGGCAGCACTACAGTTCAGGACTCTTCATAA
- the man2b2 gene encoding epididymis-specific alpha-mannosidase has translation MRFFYGFVAFLCCFHSYGGSEPIKTFVIPHSHMDVGWVYTIQESMHAYAANVYTTVTEELSKAPDRRFIAVEQEFFRLWWDTVATNSHKKQVRQLVKEGRLEFIIGGQVMHDEAVTDLDDEILQMTEGHGFLYETFGVRPQFSWHVDPFGASSTTPVLFALAGFNAHLISRIDYDLKDSMQKNKKLQFVWRGSPSLKEKQQIFTHTMDQFSYCTPSYLPFSNGSGFYWNGVALFPDPPKNGIYPNMSLPVTKKSVHAYAKTMVENIKQRAAWFRTNNVLWPWGCDKQFYNSSVQFNNMDPLMKYINQNSKEFGVTVQYATVGEYFKAIYQSNLTWEVRGSEDFLPYSTEPHQAWTGFYASRNVLKGVARQASSQLHAAETLFTRYRISFPDGPVAKDWALDKLRALRWAVSEVQHHDGITGTESPKVADMYLQHLTQAMMGVEELLAALFLLPHNLGIPSILGNRYHKKGVHRALEQHVIVYNPLAWNVTTIININATFPSATVFDDEGHPVPSQIQRSADSNVTYDLFIMVELGGLQHRRYLIKFSEKKCSGWSKCNWTYEAKAVQFERRDIGESLKTGRRLLPVLNECYKLMFDQDTNLLHSITHLQDKRRVMMTQDFWEYHANGDVKAGPISDNYIFSANGSAVRAYKAVEMEIIPGKLVTEIRQFFFREKSDKDYAYSITTRVPECFGTGPRCHRLEQMYSLGPLSLNTEVVLRTSSSLQNNRTLYTDDNGYQMMKRMYRTFINNTLARNYFPMVRTAYIEDDLSRLVLVSDRAHGVSSQANGQLEVMLHRRLWNNLAWNLGYNLTLNDSSVVKPTLWMALGSISATSKFYQREAIELQHRPVIMPIDQPQKPWQEKESKEGPPVRSVVLPPNLHLLSFSIPGWNYSSNHNVHLSRVHSGQDLPSKPDYDRVLMRIMHLFEEGEDPELSKPVTINLKEVLQNIGEVKVLEERSLTGTWDINSLQRWKWNTTDNFDTNNRGCWSCGDAAFTVTISPKEIRTFFVHFATRNF, from the exons ATGAGGTTTTTCTATGGGTTTGTGGCTTTTCTTTGCTGCTTTCACTCGTATGGAGGGAGCGAGCCAATTAAAACATTTGTTATTCCTCATAGTCACATGGATGTTGGATGGGTGTACACTATTCAG GAGAGTATGCATGCTTATGCAGCCAATGTTTACACCACTGTGACTGAAGAGCTGTCAAAGGCCCCAGACCGCAGGTTTATTGCTGTGGAGCAAGAATTTTTCCGATTGTGGTGGGACACTGTGGCTACAAACTCCCATAAGAAACAG GTGCGACAGCTAGTAAAAGAGGGTCGACTTGAGTTCATCATCGGGGGCCAGGTGATGCACGACGAGGCTGTAACTGATCTAGATGATGAGATATTGCAGATGACAG AGGGACACGGTTTCCTCTATGAAACATTCGGGGTACGACCTCAGTTTTCCTGGCATGTGGATCCTTTTGGAGCGTCATCCACCACGCCGGTTCTGTTTGCCCTGGCTGGGTTCAACGCCCACCTCATCTCCCGCATTGACTATGACCTCAAAGACAGCATGCAGAAAAACAAG AAGCTACAGTTTGTTTGGAGAGGCTCCCCCTCTTTAAAGGAGAAGCAGCAGATCTTCACTCACACTATGGACCAGTTCAGCTACTGCACACCATCATACCTGCCATTCTCTAACGG ctctGGATTCTACTGGAACGGTGTTGCGTTGTTTCCTGATCCCCCTAAAAATGGAATTTACCCCAACATGAGCCTGCCTGTGACCAAGAAGTCCGTGCATGCCTACGCCAAGACTATGGTGGAGAACATCAAGCAGAGGGCGGCGTGGTTTAGGACCAACAATGTTCTCTGGCCCTGG GGCTGCGACAAACAGTTCTACAACTCATCGGTCCAGTTCAACAACATGGATCCTCTAATGAAATACATCAACCAGAACAGTAAAGAGTTTGGGGTGACAGTGCAGTATGCCACTGTGGGTGAATACTTCAAAGCTATCTACCAATCAAATCTAACCTGGGAGGTACGTGGGAGTGAGGATTTTCTGCCTTATTCTACAG AACCACACCAGGCATGGACAGGGTTTTACGCTTCTAGAAACGTCCTGAAAGGAGTGGCACGACAAGCCAGCTCCCAGCTCCACGCAGCAGAGACTCTTTTTACCCGATACAGAATCAGCTTCCCTGACGGACCCGTGGCTAAAGACTGGGCCCTGGATAAACTGAGGGCGCTTCGCTGGGCTGTCTCAGAG GTCCAGCACCATGACGGCATCACCGGCACAGAGTCTCCCAAAGTAGCCGACATGTACCTGCAGCATCTCACGCAGGCCATGATGGGTGTCGAGGAACTTCTGGCTGCACTCTTCCTGCTGCCCCACAATCTTGGAATACCCAGCATCCTCGGGAACCGCTACCACAAAAAAG GTGTTCATCGGGCTTTGGAGCAACATGTCATTGTTTACAACCCGTTGGCATGGAACGTCACTACTATCATCAACATCAATGCAACTTTCCCCTCTGCaactgtctttgatgatgaagGACACCCTGTGCCGTCCCAG ATTCAGAGGTCAGCAGACTCCAATGTGACCTACGACCTTTTCATCATGGTTGAACTCGGAGGCCTTCAGCACAGAAGATACCTGATAAAGTTCTCGGAGAAGAAATGCTCTGGGTGGTCCAAGTGCAACTGGACGTACGAAGCTAAAGCAGTTCAGTTTGAGAGACGTGACATCGGGGAGTCATTGAAAACAGGGAGGAGACTCCTGCCTGTTCTGAATGAGTGTTACAAACTCATGTTCGACCAGGATACCAATCTACTGCACAGCATCACTCATCT tcaaGATAAAAGAAGAGTAATGATGACCCAGGATTTCTGGGAGTACCACGCTAACGGGGATGTAAAAGCAGGACCCATCTCTGATAACTACATCTTCAGCGCCAACGGTTCAGCTGTGCGGGCGTACAAGGCTGTAGAAATGGAGATCATCCCTGGGAAGCTTGTGACTGAGATCAGACAGTTCTTCTTCAG GGAGAAAAGTGACAAAGACTATGCCTACTCCATCACTACCCGTGTTCCTGAATGCTTTGGGACTGGGCCTCGGTGTCACAGGCTGGAGCAGATGTACTCACTGGGACCCCTCAGTCTCAACACAGAGGTCGTGCTAAGAACCAGCTCCTCTTTGCAGAACAACAGGACCCTGTATACGGATGATAACGGCTatcagatgatgaagaggatgtaCAGGACGTTCATTAATAACACATTAGCAAGA AACTACTTCCCCATGGTCCGGACAGCTTACATAGAGGATGACCTCAGCAGGCTGGTTCTGGTGAGCGACAGAGCTCATGGCGTGTCTAGCCAAGCAAACGGGCAgctagag GTTATGCTCCATCGCCGACTCTGGAACAACTTAGCCTGGAACCTCGGCTACAACCTCACCCTTAACGACAGCTCGGTAGTAAAGCCCACTCTGTGGATGGCGCTGGGCTCCATTAGTGCTACATCCAAGTTCTACCAAAGGGAGGCGATAGAGTTGCAGCACAGACCTGTTATAATGCCCATAGACCAGCCAC AGAAGCCCTGGCAGGAGAAGGAATCAAAAGAGGGTCCTCCTGTGCGCTCGGTGGTCTTGCCGCCCAACCTCCACCTGCTCAGTTTCAGCATCCCAGGATGGAACTACAGCTCTAACCACAATGTTCACCTCAGCCGTGTTCACTCAG GTCAAGATCTGCCCTCTAAGCCAGACTACGATCGGGTCCTGATGAGAATCATGCATCTCTTTGAGGAGGGAGAAGACCCAGAGCTCTCGAAGCCAGTTACAATAAACCTGAAG GAAGTTCTACAGAACATAGGGGAAGTAAAAGTGCTGGAGGAGCGTTCTCTGACAGGAACCTGGGACATCAACAGTCTGCAGAGGTGGAAGTGGAACACTACAGATAACTTTGACACAA ACAACAGAGGGTGTTGGAGTTGTGGAGATGCAGCTTTCACTGTCACCATCTCACCCAAAGAGATCAGGACCTTTTTTGTTCACTTTGCTACCAGGAACTTTTAG